A stretch of the Blastocatellia bacterium genome encodes the following:
- a CDS encoding HD domain-containing protein has product MSDNKLKNNELLSVDSLLKLSQTIDQFEQYAYPHASQMARFAEALALRIGLNRSDLNCLKVAALLHDVGEMVMNSPVMRTHGAIDFRIRIDLWRHPIIGEQQLAKKDLPKQAQLLVRFHHEWWNGTGYPDMLKGEAIPIGARILRLVDTYSALTADRPHRQAFSETQAQEIIAQYSGIEFDPFLVKIFLTMLTEMSLASEQKN; this is encoded by the coding sequence ATGAGTGATAATAAACTCAAGAATAATGAGTTATTAAGCGTAGATAGTTTACTTAAGCTTTCTCAAACAATAGACCAATTTGAGCAATATGCCTATCCACATGCCAGCCAAATGGCTCGTTTTGCTGAAGCATTAGCTCTAAGAATAGGGTTAAATCGTTCAGACTTAAATTGCTTAAAAGTTGCGGCACTACTTCATGATGTAGGCGAAATGGTAATGAATAGCCCTGTAATGAGAACTCATGGGGCAATAGATTTTAGAATTAGGATAGATCTTTGGCGACATCCAATTATAGGAGAACAACAATTAGCTAAAAAAGATCTGCCAAAACAAGCTCAACTCCTGGTTCGTTTCCATCATGAATGGTGGAATGGAACAGGTTATCCTGACATGCTAAAAGGCGAAGCTATCCCTATTGGTGCTAGAATCCTTCGTTTAGTTGATACTTATAGTGCTTTAACTGCTGATCGTCCTCATCGTCAAGCATTCTCTGAAACTCAAGCTCAAGAAATTATTGCTCAATATTCAGGCATAGAATTTGATCCTTTTTTAGTTAAAATTTTTCTAACAATGCTAACCGAGATGTCTTTGGCATCAGAACAAAAAAATTGA